In the genome of Candoia aspera isolate rCanAsp1 chromosome 12, rCanAsp1.hap2, whole genome shotgun sequence, the window acatgacccggaagtgtctatgacaacgccggctccaaggcttagaaacggagatgagcaccgccccctagagtcggattcgactggactttacgtcaagggaaacctttacctttactttaaagaCCAGTATCAGTATTAATGTTATATGTGAATCATTGTTTTAACTAATATATTTTTCCATGCTAGCTTATTTTTCTGTGtgactcctttttttaaaatgtagttaagattatcttttaaaaaaaatagaaatagtatTACCTAGCAAATAACAACAAATGTTCAAGCCATTTTAATATTACATCTTCCTCCTTTGAAGCCTTCCTGTAAAGTAACAAGGGGGCCAATGGAGAAAATGAAGATGGAGACACCCCCTTCCAATATTTCATGTGAAAGGTGAAGTCCCTTAAGTTGAACAACTCCATCAAAAGCAGAGGTTGTTTCTGAAGTGGCATGTCTTTGATTTTGGCCACGGCTAGGGGCCACGGGCTGCTAATCCCTGGCAATAGGGCTTTGTGGAGCCTTCCTACCTGCGCAGGTAAACATTTTCCTCTTCTTCCGTGTTACAGAATTTGTGGGCATGTTTGACAGCATCAATGACTCTGGCCCGATCACGGGGTCTCATGGGCAGCTTCTCAAGCTGACAGTCtgtaggaaaaataataataataataataattaaaaaaaaacacatcaggAAAGTAAATCTAAACCTCAGGATCAAGGCTGTCGGAGGTCCCTAGAAGATTAAACTAATAAACACTTACCTCGATATCGAATCAACATTTGAATCACATTTTATATAGAAGTTTGTTTCTATATAAAACACCAACCACAAAACATTTGATAAAATGAATTACCTTCTAACCTGGAAACAATCAAGCAGATCTTAATTTTACCCAAAGTTTCCTTACAGCAGTGGTGTCTGAACAATATTTGGCAACCTTTTTTGAAGTTTCCAAGGATTTGTTGACCAATAAGAAAAGTTCACCGATAAATGGAGCTCATTTACAAGAAGAGCGGGGGATATTAATACTGTGAATGATACATTGGACAGCTCAGCTGATGATGGGGTTGATTCATGTCTCCCTCCCAAAACACTTCAATATCAGGATGGGCAATACCTGCCTTAGCCCTGAAGGCCGCAATGCTCACCCCCAAATCAGCAAATGAGGACGGCTGTTACTGACTAGCACGAGTTGGAATTAGGGAAGAGGCACCCgcgggtggactgcaactcccatcatccctcagCAGCGACCCCGGGGCTGCACACACCTGGCGGTCCAAGCTGGGCTGAATCCTTCAAATCCCACCTGGCGGCGCGGAACTGTGGGAGTCGCAGTCCTACCTTTTCGAGCCGCCCCAACGGCTCGGCCCGTCCAGCGGGTGCGTAATGCCCAACGCTCGGGGGAGCGCCGGGGGGCTGCCGGGCGCCCTGGCCGAGCAGACGGGAGGAGAGgcgaggagaggaggagaggagaggaggggtggGGGTCGGGTAGGGTGGGGGTCGGGTCCGCCCCCGCCCCTTCCTCAGCTCACCCAGGACCAGCACCATCTGCCCGCAGAGGCAGTAATACACGTGCAGCGGCTTCTCGCCATCGTCGTATTCCTCGCGGTCGCGCGTGTCGGAGCACACCACGGAGCGAGAGACCACTTTGGGCATGGCGGCGCTGGGCGATCAGGCgcgctccgctccgctccgcccCGCCCGTCcgcctgcctgccggcctgcctgcctgccgcgGGGTCGGCTCCGCCTTCGCCCGGGCTGGGGCTGGAACCGCCAGCGGAGCGAGCCAGCCCGCCCTCCCCGGCTCCGCCCGCTCGCCCTGGCCAGCTGGAGCGCGCCGGCCCTTGCTCGCAGAGAGGGGGCAAGGAGAAGCCAGCCGGGGGGCGCAGAGCGGGGGCCGAACGAGCGTGAGAACCGAGGCTCCGGGTCCCCCAGAGCGCCGGCGCGTGTAGGATGCGGGCGCCCCCCCCCCGCACGACCGAGATGCGCCCCGGTGACCTTGATGGCGCGGTCCCCCGCTATTGTTCGCTAATCTGGTGGCTCTCTTAAGGCGGGCGGCTCCTCTCGGAAAGGTGTAAAGTAAAAGGGTCCTGGCTGGGAaccatggaagttgaagtcctgaGCATCTGCAAGGCTGGGGTTGTGCTCGACTCTGTTGAATGGGCGCTGAACTTCCGGGGTGCCCTGGGCAGCCTGTTGCACTTCAGAATGGAGAATGCTCCCtcgagggtggggtggggggttggagcAAACGTGGACATCTCCTTTTGGGAATGAATCGCCCTGCAAGTTTTAAGATAGCAAGGAATTTTGACTCCCTGGCATTGAATAAAACTACCCATGACTTTCCAAATGAAGGAGTCTGGTAGTAACTCAGGGGCAGACTGCGACCTATAAAGTCTTCCTTGAGACTACAGGAAAATTGTCTCTATGTTTCCACTCCTTGCTGGTGGCCACTGAACATACTCTTAGCCACTTGCACCACTAACACAGCCCTACACACCTATCCCAGGTAAGCTCAAAGTAAGAGTGAAGGGCAGCAATGCCAGTTGTACCCTGGCCCAGCAAGTCACAGCTGTTTTAGACATGGGGGGATGGTATTTTATCACTGCAAACTCCTGTTTCTGCTTCCGTTTTGACTCTTAAATAATGATGTAAGTTTGAGCTAGAAATGTGGGTTTAGTCTTCACAATGTACTTAACCTAATTCATTTCATGGGTGGGCACAATACATTGCACCAAAAACAAAGAGACTGAGGTCACACAACCTGCTAATCCACCAGAAAAACTAACAGATCTGAGAAGGTtgtgtgtgaatacagccaaatAGGTTTGGAACAGACTTGGCTGAGCGGGTGGTGACAACATGGCTGTTGAAGTAAGCATTAAAGTCTTGCAATAATAAAAGTCAATAATTTGGCAGGAAATACAGGATTTAATAGATGCTGGCCTTATCTGTTCAAGCaccctctacatcagtgtttctcaaccttggcaacttcaagatgtgctgacctcaactcccagaattccccagccagcatgcaacaTCAAACGGCAGTGGTTGGGGCCGTATAGTAGGCCAAGCCAAACCCAATCAAACCATTGCAGGatggtgtgatgtgtgaacccagctcaaCTTCAATCATTACTTTCCAGTCTTGAAAATAAACCTTCCCCCCTTAGGCCAGAGGGACTTAATTTGCTGTAACACCTCTGTGCTGACTGTACAGTATGGCTTTTCAAAGTAACGCCCCGCCCATAGGCGGGGCTGCCAATTCTGCCAACCAATGGAAAGGAGGAGAAGCTTAACGGGCAGACTTGGAGACTCTATGGATAAAATGGTTTCTCCCActattctccctctttttttcctacATTAGTCTCGCCCAGAACGCTTGGCTTCACCGTCAGCCTGAATGGTATCGCCCTGCCTTTTGAAACACCGcccctttcttccccctccaTGCGGTGCAGTGGTACGTCCCGGTGTGAGTCGGCTGCGTGTAGCACCGCCCCTATTTTCTCAACTCCCCCCTCGCGAGGGCAGTGGCGCGGTCCGGCATTGCCCAGCAGCCTCGCCCGCCGCTACCACCGCGTAGTTAAGGGACGCGTCCGCCTCGTCCCCTTCCTCGTCTCCCCCCCATTGTTGAGGCACAAGTGGAAGAGGCTGCCTCCGCTCGGAACCCGCTCCCGCCGCCGCCTGGTGCCCCCCTCCCCGCTCTCTCTCGCTTCCTTCGCCCCGCTGGTGTATGAGTGGTTTATAACAGCGAGCCCCGCCATGTCCACGCCGGCCCGGAGGCGCCTCATGCGGGACTTCAAGAGGTAAGCGGCCCGGGGGAGGCCGCCGCCGGGCCGGGGGGTGGCCGGCGGCGAGCGGGAGCGGTGAGACGATCCAACATGGCGGCGCCGCTGGTGGGAGCGCTACGCTCCTGGCGCAGCGGCCTCGGAAAGACAGGGGCGAGTTACGCCGTTGGCGCAGGCGGGGCGAAATCCCGTCGGTCCCCCGCCCGCCTTCCAGCGGGCGCCCCTTTTAACCCCTTCCTGCCCGCCTTCCCCAAACAGGCTGCAGGAGGATCCCCCGGCCGGAGTCAGCGGAGCCCCCTCGGAGAACAACATCATGGTGTGGAATGCGGTCATCTTCGGGTGAGTCGGCCCAggccgcccccccacccccaggagggCAGGAAGGCCCCCCCTTTCTGCGCCCCGCATCTCTCCTCCCCCGTactccccagctggtgccccagGAACCCGGGGCAGGGGGCATTCCCTGgaagacccccacccccacccccttttggtCTGATTTCCAAAAGGGTAAACGCTCTCTTGGACGAAGAAGGGCTTCGCGACCCCTTCCCCACCTTCGCTCAGACCCCACCTGGAGGGCTGGGTCCGGCTCGCCCCGGTTCAAACCGGGCCACGGAGCCGAGTTCTGCCGTTGAAGGGGCAGGTTCAGCCTTGcagaaaggcggtcctgcaactTCCGCAGAGGGTAATTCGCAAAATAAGGCCGAGCCCTGCTCTCTGTTATCCCAGGGGACAGGACGAGCAGCCATAGTTTTAATTTTCAGGAAGGCGGCtttgagtctgtgtgtgtgtttcaagcTGAAAGATCCCACCTGCCTAAGGATAAGTGCAACCGATCTGCAGAAACTATTTTCCTTGGAAAGGGATGGGTCCCCCTTTCAGAGAGGCCAGGCAGCCATCTGTGAGGGTTGCTGCAGGACTCTATAACCATCTGTCTCTGCGATTCCCctgtaaaagcaggaaaaatTAAGTGGTCTTAGTGTGTTGTTCAACAGGGCTGTGGTTGGTGGGGGCTAAAAACATTTGAAGGACACTAGATTCCTCTTCCCAGTTCTATATTCTTCAGTTGATCCCCTTCACAGTGGGGTATCCCATATTGCCATCCTAGCCAGGATGCCGTTGGCTCTTCTGTCCAGAAGGAAGGGAATTGGAGTCCAATGCTTCAGTTCAGTACCATGTTGGGGAAGGCTAAGAACATAAGGTGATTATGATCTGCTAAAGCATGGATAAGCATCCTGGTGCTCTTTCGTAGCCTCTTGCCATTGATTATGTTGGCCAGAGCTGATAGACATGGGGATCTAGGACATTCAGAGGAACCCAATTGCCTATCCCTGTActcagaaaataaagaaataattccaatttttattttccttatcaATTATCAGGCTTTTTAATTCTGTGCTTTCTTCAATGGGAATATCATTCATGGCCCAGATTCACTTATCTATGATAATAGTCTAGTCATTCCACTGGCTGGTGCTTTCCGGATGCACTGAATTATAATTCCCTTCATCCAGAACCAGCTTGGTTGATAGTCACCAACTTCAGGTCCATAATGTATTGCTCACCTGAGGAGAGAGAGTTGCAAGGGCAGGAATAATTGTAGTTGATGATAACATAATAGGACACATCCCCGTAGGACTGGCAGTTGCCCTGGTTTTGTCTTTATAAATAATAGCATATGCTAGTAAGATTGAATAGCAGGGTGTGTTTCAAAAACTCATTAGCAATGGCTGgagttttaattaaaagtaataaTTACTGTTATTCTGACAATTTCCTTAGTGTTTTGAAAGAAAGCCAGGCTATTGGAATAAAGGCTGGCTTGGAAATTTTCCTAcatttgtaaacatttttttttaaataggttgAAAAAAACAGGTCCATGGATAGCTATGGCATGCTCTATCTCAGTGGCTTTGGAACTCCGAAGGGAGTACCTCCCAATTCTCCCATTTGATTGCTTATTTAAGCCAAGATTGGTAGGCAGGGAAGAGTGATTCCTGTCTCAAATCTTCAGCATGTATTCCTTTTCTCCTTGGCCCCAGgagcttgtttgcttgctctCATTGTGGGTATATCTACCTGCTCTCAGATTTTGCAAGGAGGTGTTGCTTAACACATCCCCACCTCCTGAAACAATGCAAGTGATCACAAGGAACCAAGCCACTTGGTTGGTGGAACTGGTCAAGCTCTCTGTTTATCAAGCTTCGTGATTGTGATCCATACCCTCACTGAAATTTCAGGTTGAAATCTTGATCAATAAATGGTTTTAGTTCATTTTGCAGTAATTATTACTCTGGCAGGTGCAACCTGTTTTGATGGCATCAATAATAGTGCAGATGACATTCCTTTTTCAAATTGCCTCAGGATCGGAGCTGATTCACTTTCCTGCTACACTATCTCGTGTTGACTGCAAATGAGCCCCAGAAAGCTGTGTCTGAAAGGCtagtcttccttcttttctcctgttTGACCTCTGAATATGTTGGGATTCCAAGTCTTTGCCCATTGCAGTTGAAGATTCCTCAGGTTGATTACTGCAGTATGCCTAGAGAGTCCTAGCCTTTGAATAGGCTAGGATGCTATTTTAAAACGCTCAGTGCAGTTTGTGCCTTTCTAAGGTACCTGATGATGTGGCAAACTGCACTTGTGCATGTTCTTTCCTTGTTAACTTTGTTTCTGCCTTCTCTCCTACCAGCATTAAGACAAGGCTCCTCAGGGCATGGGTCGCTGCACTGTAGCTATGACCTGCCATGCTCTCAGTATTTATGTAGCTTCAG includes:
- the UBE2A gene encoding ubiquitin-conjugating enzyme E2 A, whose product is MRCSGTSRCESAACSTAPIFSTPPSRGQWRGPALPSSLARRYHRVVKGRVRLVPFLVSPPLLRHKWKRLPPLGTRSRRRLVPPSPLSLASFAPLVYEWFITASPAMSTPARRRLMRDFKRLQEDPPAGVSGAPSENNIMVWNAVIFGPEGTPFEDGTFKLTIEFTEEYPNKPPTVRFVSKMFHPNVYADGSICLDILQNRWSPTYDVSSILTSIQSLLDEPNPNSPANSQAAQLYQENKREYEKRVSAIVEQSWRDC